A single Euwallacea similis isolate ESF13 chromosome 1, ESF131.1, whole genome shotgun sequence DNA region contains:
- the chico gene encoding insulin receptor substrate 2 isoform X4, with protein MSFRSSGSHDSPLPSNGEIRRSGVLKKAKTSRKKYFVLREETSDALARLEYYDSEKKFKVGLPPKRAISLKTCFNINKKQDSKHKHVVALYTKDDCFGVAFESEEELKVWLKDFLTLQHGEEIEEGVILKPKFEFVWQVSLCDRSLGVGRTGLYRLCLTDKTITLLKIDEPIPSIIELSLSNVRSCGNLKNFFFLEVGRMSEIGAGEIWFEADDTIIALNIQTTISHRFKLAQERSKAAAAAGTVESNEPSDLQPKGRIRSASDTESSKTNSKKINHIMTSKQIPLHGGGIGWSSGANHQRTQSLPLASPLGTVSPHVTNSTSDNTTTTTTTTNTIFLTNHQMATKKMQGAVGGGKCSFRERCDSMPSRPRTTSEGNHAIPSWGKPYAVPFRSHLRDASHSPPTGSPISPPSDSTGSSYSLADEYDGIHELEHQRMYSTMTPDEVIAEEDYPESPRANHGINYVSMTPQNIDYLDMRGPQGALNYTSNSLNMTSGTPSADSRYQDYPLDKVRSYVSPEDDDTRPCRAYSVGSKPPEAQLATTPENSRVRAFSVGSKTKKYFNRVLPPQHHVPGVKSNSAPLLGPNSRIGSSHGSINNPMDDLMEMDFSANANKGSKGGNSSCNHKNSSCNSAKGKFLGFLGQHFGFGGDHKKSALESFVETRPGLRALSGGNDIAPYVDMTQGQRLIATLESRGMSLQPMNQVNGAYLDMSGNNRPLAGHPFSHYLDMSGAQQEQQQQYVSNDHSSYLDMSGGGNSTQVKEDYMDMSGSSPKLPYSMDDYARQCGRFQGPTHNHRQDYLDMGRFRADSNSSTNSRGAVSPGALSNDQHNDYLDMSGRNRRTDSFGSHMSTSPPHFDNVSPKLSDHLPFGASRGGRSTIEGYVPMTPGDSSSIKHQRQNSTESADNEHGDYLNMSGMNVALSATKTDKTRSQPIAIQTVSGNTAVKNSSPISISSPLGRKPSPPTRGSPKMHLPLSPYSSLPRQKSPRKGSASQGGSSKDSSLSSSVTTTPSSSSTMFPMSLNSPQSPMIAGSKSATPTTHAPSAVKVPASVLNVQYKATGARKKASTDEYTMMDFETTSKSSPLEASRVEDSPYMNYCPPNNGAPSRLSELCCNETDDFSGDYAVMKPGVFPVKPTTLSRTKNSSPSGLTSPLANHLSSVGISDRQNMCFMPIREKDERMPSPKPGDVPDRLTQDDKTLETASMECEESRTYDRLKSPGGTLKISRPNSSNSDMINTQAQRPASTTGSEKGSSRPSSVCSEGLTSRLGSSSSVYSSSSSTSTVVGVPDSPSAHAEPQQQIVRLHYASLDLTDHGEDRSPRNSSETGLNECPATTFVYADIDFIRSEELSRAGSNNGTALNSSSGNSATVN; from the exons agTTTGTGTGGCAAGTGTCTCTCTGCGACAGAAGCCTGGGGGTAGGAAGGACAGGGCTGTACCGGCTGTGCCTGACGGACAAGACCATCACCCTCCTGAAAATCGACGAGCCCATCCCTTCGATCATCGAACTGTCGCTGTCCAATGTGCGGAGCTGCGGCAACTTAAAGAATTTCTTCTTCCTCGAG GTGGGAAGAATGAGCGAGATTGGGGCTGGTGAGATCTGGTTCGAGGCGGATGACACTATCATAGCTCTGAACATACAGACTACAATAAGCCA TCGGTTTAAATTGGCCCAGGAACGGAGCAAGGCGGCGGCCGCCGCGGGTACCGTCGAGTCCAACGAACCCAGCGATTTGCAACCGAAAGGGCGCATCAGGTCGGCGAGCGACACTGAATCCTCGAAAACCAACAGTAAGAAGATCAACCACATAATGACTTCAAAGCAAATCCCGCTTCACG GTGGTGGCATCGGCTGGTCATCGGGGGCTAATCACCAGCGCACCCAGTCATTGCCCCTGGCTTCACCCCTTGGCACAGTATCCCCCCACGTCACCAATAGCACTTCAGATAACACTACTACCACCACTACCACCACCAACACCATTTTCCTAACCAATCATCAGATGGCTACTAAAAAAATGCAGGGCGCCGTTGGAGGTGGCAAATGTA GCTTCCGTGAGCGGTGCGACAGCATGCCTTCGAGACCGAGGACTACCAGCGAGGGCAATCATGCCATACCCAGCTGGGGAAAACCGTACGCAGTGCCCTTTAGAAGCCACCTTCGAGACGCTTCGCACAGCCCTCCAACTG GAAGCCCAATTAGCCCTCCGTCAGATTCTACGGGGTCGTCTTATAGCTTGGCAGACGAATACGACGGCATCCACGAATTGGAACATCAACGAATGTACTCTACCATGACCCCCGATGAAGTAATCGCGGAGGAGGATTACCCAGAATCTCCCAGAGCCAATCACGGAATCAACTATGTGTCGATGACTCCACAAAATATAGATTATCTGGACATGAGAGGGCCCCAAGGAGCTCTCAATTACACCTCCAATAGTCTTAACATGACTTCCGGAACACCTAGCGCTGATTCTAG ATACCAAGATTATCCTCTGGACAAGGTGCGCTCATATGTATCTCCTGAAGATGACGATACCAGACCTTGCAGGGCTTACTCTGTGGGCTCAAAACCTCCAGAAGCTCAGCTAGCTACCACTCCTGAGAACTCTAGAGTCCGAGCCTTTAGTGTCGGCTCCAAAACCAAGAAGTATTTCAATAGG GTACTTCCACCTCAGCATCATGTGCCTGGAGTGAAGTCCAACAGCGCCCCACTTTTGGGACCCAACTCTCGCATAGGCAGCTCTCACGGCTCCATAAACAACCCGATGGATGATTTAATGGAAATGGACTTTTCAGCCAATGCCAACAAGGGGTCGAAGGGCGGCAACAGCTCTTGCAATCACAAAAACAGTAGTTGCAACAGTGCCAAGGGCAAATTCCTTGGGTTCCTTGGTCAACATTTCG GATTTGGGGGCGACCACAAAAAATCCGCTCTGGAGAGCTTCGTAGAAACCAGACCGGGCCTGCGAGCACTTTCAGGCGGCAATGACATTGCTCCCTACGTGGACATGACCCAAGGGCAGCGATTAATTGCCACACTCGAGTCCAGGGGAATGTCACTGCAGCCCATGAATCAAGTGAACGGTGCGTATCTGGACATGAGCGGCAACAATCGCCCTTTGGCTGGACACCCCTTTTCGCATTATCTGGACATGAGTGGGGCTCAGCAAGAACAGCAGCAGCAATACGTGAGCAACGACCATTCGTCTTATTTGGACATGAGTGGAGGTGGTAACTCTACCCAGGTCAAAGAGGATTACATGGATATGTCTGG CTCGAGCCCCAAGCTGCCGTATTCCATGGACGATTACGCGCGGCAGTGTGGACGTTTCCAGGGACCGACTCACAACCATCGTCAAGATTATCTGGACATGGGTCGGTTCCGCGCCGATTCCAACTCCTCTACGAATTCTAGAGGAGCTGTTTCTCCAG GCGCACTGTCCAATGACCAACATAACGACTATTTGGACATGTCCGGACGCAACAGAAGGACCGACTCGTTTGGTTCGCATATGTCCACGTCCCCACCTCATTTTGACAACGTTTCACCCAAGCTCTCGGATCATTTGCCCTTCGGGGCGAGTCGCGGAGGCCGATCCACAATTGAGGG GTACGTTCCAATGACACCTGGCGACTCTTCCTCAATAAAGCATCAACGACAAAACAGTACGGAGAGCGCAGACAACGAGCACGGTGACTACTTAAACATGTCCGGCATGAACGTAGCTCTATCGGCCACCAAGACGGACAAAACGCGGTCCCAGCCAATCGCCATTCAGACAGTTTCCGGCAATACCGCCGTTAAGAATTCTAGTCCGATTTCCATCTCGTCGCCGCTGGGTAGGAAACCCTCTCCGCCCACGAGGGGCTCCCCAAAAATGCACCTTCCTCTGAGTCCTTACTCCAGTTTGCCGCGGCAGAAATCACCCAGGAAAGGGTCTGCATCGCAAGGAGGCAGCTCGAAAGACAGTTCTCTCAGTTCAAGCGTCACCACAACGCCCTCTAGTTCTTCTACAATGTTCCCCATGAGTTTGAACAGTCCGCAGTCGCCGATGATTGCTGGAAGTAAAAGTGCAACTCCCACGACTCATGCGCCGTCCGCGGTGAAAGTTCCTGCTTCCGTTCTGAATGTTCAGTACAAAGCCACTGGAGCGAGGAAGAAG GCTTCAACAGACGAGTATACTATGATGGACTTTGAGACGACGAGTAAGTCTTCCCCCCTCGAAGCCAGTCGCGTGGAAGACTCGCCCTACATGAACTACTGTCCTCCGAATAATGGGGCACCCTCAAGACTGTCGGAGTTGTGCTGCAACGAAACCGACGATTTTTCCGGGGATTACGCGGTGATGAAGCCCGGAGTGTTTCCCGTGAAACCCACCACGCTATCTAGGACTAAAAATAGTTCCCCCTCGGGATTGACATCGCCACTGGCCAATCACCTGTCTTCCGTGGGAATAAGCGATCGGCAAAACATGTGTTTTATGCCTATAAGGGAAAAGGACGAGAGGATGCCCAGTCCCAAACCTGGAGATGTGCCCGATAGACTGACCCAAG ATGACAAAACTCTTGAAACAGCGAGCATGGAGTGCGAGGAATCTCGTACGTACGATAGACTGAAATCACCCGGTGGGACCTTGAAAATTTCGAGACCCAATTCATCGAATTCCGACATGATCAATACTCAAGCCCAAAGACCCGCGTCCACAACAGGTTCGGAAAAGGGCTCTTCTCGACCTTCGTCGGTTTGTTCCGAAGGGCTGACATCCAGATTAG GTTCTTCGTCAAGTGTCTACTCCTCAAGTTCCTCTACCTCGACAGTGGTGGGCGTGCCCGACTCGCCTTCGGCACACGCGGAGCCTCAGCAGCAAATCGTGAGGTTACACTACGCCAGTCTAGACCTCACCGACCACGGCGAAGACCGCAGCCCGAGGAATTCGAGCGAAACTGGTTTAAACGAGTGTCCAGCCACCACTTTTGTGTATGCCGACATTGACTTTATCCGGAGCGAAGAATTGAGCAGGGCAGGCTCTAACAACGGTACTGCATTGAACAGCAGTAGCGGGAACAGTGCTACTGTTAATTGA
- the chico gene encoding insulin receptor substrate 2 isoform X1, protein MSFRSSGSHDSPLPSNGEIRRSGVLKKAKTSRKKYFVLREETSDALARLEYYDSEKKFKVGLPPKRAISLKTCFNINKKQDSKHKHVVALYTKDDCFGVAFESEEELKVWLKDFLTLQHGEEIEEGVILKPKFEFVWQVSLCDRSLGVGRTGLYRLCLTDKTITLLKIDEPIPSIIELSLSNVRSCGNLKNFFFLEVGRMSEIGAGEIWFEADDTIIALNIQTTISHRFKLAQERSKAAAAAGTVESNEPSDLQPKGRIRSASDTESSKTNSKKINHIMTSKQIPLHEPSTSTETTLTPPVTAAAASSTTTVSGVAMSIYNHILLRGPGKRRHSISGGGIGWSSGANHQRTQSLPLASPLGTVSPHVTNSTSDNTTTTTTTTNTIFLTNHQMATKKMQGAVGGGKCSFRERCDSMPSRPRTTSEGNHAIPSWGKPYAVPFRSHLRDASHSPPTGSPISPPSDSTGSSYSLADEYDGIHELEHQRMYSTMTPDEVIAEEDYPESPRANHGINYVSMTPQNIDYLDMRGPQGALNYTSNSLNMTSGTPSADSRYQDYPLDKVRSYVSPEDDDTRPCRAYSVGSKPPEAQLATTPENSRVRAFSVGSKTKKYFNRVLPPQHHVPGVKSNSAPLLGPNSRIGSSHGSINNPMDDLMEMDFSANANKGSKGGNSSCNHKNSSCNSAKGKFLGFLGQHFGFGGDHKKSALESFVETRPGLRALSGGNDIAPYVDMTQGQRLIATLESRGMSLQPMNQVNGAYLDMSGNNRPLAGHPFSHYLDMSGAQQEQQQQYVSNDHSSYLDMSGGGNSTQVKEDYMDMSGSSPKLPYSMDDYARQCGRFQGPTHNHRQDYLDMGRFRADSNSSTNSRGAVSPGALSNDQHNDYLDMSGRNRRTDSFGSHMSTSPPHFDNVSPKLSDHLPFGASRGGRSTIEGYVPMTPGDSSSIKHQRQNSTESADNEHGDYLNMSGMNVALSATKTDKTRSQPIAIQTVSGNTAVKNSSPISISSPLGRKPSPPTRGSPKMHLPLSPYSSLPRQKSPRKGSASQGGSSKDSSLSSSVTTTPSSSSTMFPMSLNSPQSPMIAGSKSATPTTHAPSAVKVPASVLNVQYKATGARKKASTDEYTMMDFETTSKSSPLEASRVEDSPYMNYCPPNNGAPSRLSELCCNETDDFSGDYAVMKPGVFPVKPTTLSRTKNSSPSGLTSPLANHLSSVGISDRQNMCFMPIREKDERMPSPKPGDVPDRLTQDDKTLETASMECEESRTYDRLKSPGGTLKISRPNSSNSDMINTQAQRPASTTGSEKGSSRPSSVCSEGLTSRLGSSSSVYSSSSSTSTVVGVPDSPSAHAEPQQQIVRLHYASLDLTDHGEDRSPRNSSETGLNECPATTFVYADIDFIRSEELSRAGSNNGTALNSSSGNSATVN, encoded by the exons agTTTGTGTGGCAAGTGTCTCTCTGCGACAGAAGCCTGGGGGTAGGAAGGACAGGGCTGTACCGGCTGTGCCTGACGGACAAGACCATCACCCTCCTGAAAATCGACGAGCCCATCCCTTCGATCATCGAACTGTCGCTGTCCAATGTGCGGAGCTGCGGCAACTTAAAGAATTTCTTCTTCCTCGAG GTGGGAAGAATGAGCGAGATTGGGGCTGGTGAGATCTGGTTCGAGGCGGATGACACTATCATAGCTCTGAACATACAGACTACAATAAGCCA TCGGTTTAAATTGGCCCAGGAACGGAGCAAGGCGGCGGCCGCCGCGGGTACCGTCGAGTCCAACGAACCCAGCGATTTGCAACCGAAAGGGCGCATCAGGTCGGCGAGCGACACTGAATCCTCGAAAACCAACAGTAAGAAGATCAACCACATAATGACTTCAAAGCAAATCCCGCTTCACG AACCTTCTACCTCTACCGAAACTACCTTAACACCGCCCGTAACTGCTGCTGCAGCCAGCAGTACCACTACTG TGAGTGGCGTAGCGATGAGCATTTACAACCACATCCTCCTGAGGGGCCCCGGCAAGAGACGTCATTCGATCTCAG GTGGTGGCATCGGCTGGTCATCGGGGGCTAATCACCAGCGCACCCAGTCATTGCCCCTGGCTTCACCCCTTGGCACAGTATCCCCCCACGTCACCAATAGCACTTCAGATAACACTACTACCACCACTACCACCACCAACACCATTTTCCTAACCAATCATCAGATGGCTACTAAAAAAATGCAGGGCGCCGTTGGAGGTGGCAAATGTA GCTTCCGTGAGCGGTGCGACAGCATGCCTTCGAGACCGAGGACTACCAGCGAGGGCAATCATGCCATACCCAGCTGGGGAAAACCGTACGCAGTGCCCTTTAGAAGCCACCTTCGAGACGCTTCGCACAGCCCTCCAACTG GAAGCCCAATTAGCCCTCCGTCAGATTCTACGGGGTCGTCTTATAGCTTGGCAGACGAATACGACGGCATCCACGAATTGGAACATCAACGAATGTACTCTACCATGACCCCCGATGAAGTAATCGCGGAGGAGGATTACCCAGAATCTCCCAGAGCCAATCACGGAATCAACTATGTGTCGATGACTCCACAAAATATAGATTATCTGGACATGAGAGGGCCCCAAGGAGCTCTCAATTACACCTCCAATAGTCTTAACATGACTTCCGGAACACCTAGCGCTGATTCTAG ATACCAAGATTATCCTCTGGACAAGGTGCGCTCATATGTATCTCCTGAAGATGACGATACCAGACCTTGCAGGGCTTACTCTGTGGGCTCAAAACCTCCAGAAGCTCAGCTAGCTACCACTCCTGAGAACTCTAGAGTCCGAGCCTTTAGTGTCGGCTCCAAAACCAAGAAGTATTTCAATAGG GTACTTCCACCTCAGCATCATGTGCCTGGAGTGAAGTCCAACAGCGCCCCACTTTTGGGACCCAACTCTCGCATAGGCAGCTCTCACGGCTCCATAAACAACCCGATGGATGATTTAATGGAAATGGACTTTTCAGCCAATGCCAACAAGGGGTCGAAGGGCGGCAACAGCTCTTGCAATCACAAAAACAGTAGTTGCAACAGTGCCAAGGGCAAATTCCTTGGGTTCCTTGGTCAACATTTCG GATTTGGGGGCGACCACAAAAAATCCGCTCTGGAGAGCTTCGTAGAAACCAGACCGGGCCTGCGAGCACTTTCAGGCGGCAATGACATTGCTCCCTACGTGGACATGACCCAAGGGCAGCGATTAATTGCCACACTCGAGTCCAGGGGAATGTCACTGCAGCCCATGAATCAAGTGAACGGTGCGTATCTGGACATGAGCGGCAACAATCGCCCTTTGGCTGGACACCCCTTTTCGCATTATCTGGACATGAGTGGGGCTCAGCAAGAACAGCAGCAGCAATACGTGAGCAACGACCATTCGTCTTATTTGGACATGAGTGGAGGTGGTAACTCTACCCAGGTCAAAGAGGATTACATGGATATGTCTGG CTCGAGCCCCAAGCTGCCGTATTCCATGGACGATTACGCGCGGCAGTGTGGACGTTTCCAGGGACCGACTCACAACCATCGTCAAGATTATCTGGACATGGGTCGGTTCCGCGCCGATTCCAACTCCTCTACGAATTCTAGAGGAGCTGTTTCTCCAG GCGCACTGTCCAATGACCAACATAACGACTATTTGGACATGTCCGGACGCAACAGAAGGACCGACTCGTTTGGTTCGCATATGTCCACGTCCCCACCTCATTTTGACAACGTTTCACCCAAGCTCTCGGATCATTTGCCCTTCGGGGCGAGTCGCGGAGGCCGATCCACAATTGAGGG GTACGTTCCAATGACACCTGGCGACTCTTCCTCAATAAAGCATCAACGACAAAACAGTACGGAGAGCGCAGACAACGAGCACGGTGACTACTTAAACATGTCCGGCATGAACGTAGCTCTATCGGCCACCAAGACGGACAAAACGCGGTCCCAGCCAATCGCCATTCAGACAGTTTCCGGCAATACCGCCGTTAAGAATTCTAGTCCGATTTCCATCTCGTCGCCGCTGGGTAGGAAACCCTCTCCGCCCACGAGGGGCTCCCCAAAAATGCACCTTCCTCTGAGTCCTTACTCCAGTTTGCCGCGGCAGAAATCACCCAGGAAAGGGTCTGCATCGCAAGGAGGCAGCTCGAAAGACAGTTCTCTCAGTTCAAGCGTCACCACAACGCCCTCTAGTTCTTCTACAATGTTCCCCATGAGTTTGAACAGTCCGCAGTCGCCGATGATTGCTGGAAGTAAAAGTGCAACTCCCACGACTCATGCGCCGTCCGCGGTGAAAGTTCCTGCTTCCGTTCTGAATGTTCAGTACAAAGCCACTGGAGCGAGGAAGAAG GCTTCAACAGACGAGTATACTATGATGGACTTTGAGACGACGAGTAAGTCTTCCCCCCTCGAAGCCAGTCGCGTGGAAGACTCGCCCTACATGAACTACTGTCCTCCGAATAATGGGGCACCCTCAAGACTGTCGGAGTTGTGCTGCAACGAAACCGACGATTTTTCCGGGGATTACGCGGTGATGAAGCCCGGAGTGTTTCCCGTGAAACCCACCACGCTATCTAGGACTAAAAATAGTTCCCCCTCGGGATTGACATCGCCACTGGCCAATCACCTGTCTTCCGTGGGAATAAGCGATCGGCAAAACATGTGTTTTATGCCTATAAGGGAAAAGGACGAGAGGATGCCCAGTCCCAAACCTGGAGATGTGCCCGATAGACTGACCCAAG ATGACAAAACTCTTGAAACAGCGAGCATGGAGTGCGAGGAATCTCGTACGTACGATAGACTGAAATCACCCGGTGGGACCTTGAAAATTTCGAGACCCAATTCATCGAATTCCGACATGATCAATACTCAAGCCCAAAGACCCGCGTCCACAACAGGTTCGGAAAAGGGCTCTTCTCGACCTTCGTCGGTTTGTTCCGAAGGGCTGACATCCAGATTAG GTTCTTCGTCAAGTGTCTACTCCTCAAGTTCCTCTACCTCGACAGTGGTGGGCGTGCCCGACTCGCCTTCGGCACACGCGGAGCCTCAGCAGCAAATCGTGAGGTTACACTACGCCAGTCTAGACCTCACCGACCACGGCGAAGACCGCAGCCCGAGGAATTCGAGCGAAACTGGTTTAAACGAGTGTCCAGCCACCACTTTTGTGTATGCCGACATTGACTTTATCCGGAGCGAAGAATTGAGCAGGGCAGGCTCTAACAACGGTACTGCATTGAACAGCAGTAGCGGGAACAGTGCTACTGTTAATTGA